The Miscanthus floridulus cultivar M001 unplaced genomic scaffold, ASM1932011v1 os_2050_1_2, whole genome shotgun sequence genome contains a region encoding:
- the LOC136534567 gene encoding villin-2-like isoform X2 yields MSTAKVLDPAFQGAGQKVGTEIWRIEDFKPVALPKSDYGKFYCGDSYIVLQTTCTKGGAYLYDIHFWIGKDSSQDEAGTAAIKTVELDAILGGRAIQHRELQGYESDKFLSYFKPCIIPLEGGFASGFKKPEEEKFETRLYICRGKRAIRVKEVPFARSSLNHDDVFVLDTENKIYQFNGANSNIQERAKALEVIQHLKEKYHGGVCDVAIVDDGKLQAESDSGEFWVLFGGFAPIGKKTVSDDDVVLETTAPKLYSINDGQLKLEETALTKAVLENTKCFLLDCGAEIYVWVGRVTQMEDRKSATKAVEEFLINQKRPKTTRVTQVIQGYESHAFKSKFESWPVGNAAGSPGAEEGRGKVAALLKQQGVDLKGAAKSTTPVNEEVPPLLEGGGKLEVWCVDGNAKTALPKEDIGKFYSGDCYIILYTYHSGDKKEEYYLSYWIGKDSLVDDQVSASQITNTVWNSLKGRPVLGRIYQGKEPPQFVALFQPLVIMKGGIGSGYKKLIDEKGVTGETYTTEGIALIRVSGTSIHNSKTLQVDAVATSLSSMECFVLQSGNTMFTWFGNSSTYEQQQWAAKVAEFLKPGVAVKHCKEGTESSAFWFALGGKQSYTNKNAPQDIITREPHLYAFSFKNGRLEVTEIFNFSQDDLLTEDMMILDTHGEVFIWIGQCVESKEKQKAFDIGQKYVEHANSIEDLSPYVPLYKVMEGNEPCFFKTYFSWDNTKSLVHGNSFQKKLSLLFGLRSEGAPRSSGNGGPTQRASALAALSSAFNPSSQQRLSNERPKSTGDGPTQRASALAALSNAFNASLKPNKTPPPSRSGQGSQRAAAVAALSSVLTAEQSGSSENLRAKASSTADKTVMANGMYIDEVHYRFAGLFITSKFDNFDQCRCRQGCHNSSWAIWSIFSSV; encoded by the exons ATGTCAACTGCAAAAGTGTTAGATCCTGCTTTTCAAGGGGCTGGCCAAAAAGT TGGGACAGAAATATGGCGGATTGAAGATTTTAAGCCAGTTGCGCTACCAAAATCTGATTATGGTAAATTCTACTGTGGAGATTCATACATAGTTCTGCAG ACGACCTGTACTAAAGGTGGTGCCTATCTATACGATATCCACTTCTGGATTGGGAAAGATTCGAGTCAA GATGAAGCTGGGACTGCAGCCATCAAGACAGTTGAACTCGATGCCATCCTTGGGGGTCGTGCAATCCAACATAGGGAACTCCAGGGTTATGAATCTGACAAATTCTTGTCATACTTCAAGCCTTGCATTATACCTTTGGAGGGTGGTTTCGCCTCTGGGTTCAAAAAGCCTGAAGAGGAGAAGTTTGAAACACGGTTGTATATTTGCAGAGGGAAGAGAGCTATTCGGGTTAAAGAG GTTCCCTTTGCTCGGTCATCATTAAACCATGATGATGTGTTTGTCTTAGATACTGAAAATAAGATATACCAGTTTAATGGTGCTAACTCCAATATCCAAGAAAGGGCCAAAGCGTTGGAAGTAATCCAACATTTAAAGGAGAAGTACCATGGGGGTGTTTGCGATGTTGCGATCGTTG ATGATGGGAAATTACAAGCAGAGTCAGACTCTGGTGAATTCTGGGTCCTTTTTGGAGGTTTTGCACCAATTGGGAAAAAAactgtgagtgatgatgatgttgTACTTGAAACTACAGCACCAAAGCTGTACAG CATCAATGATGGCCAATTGAAGCTGGAGGAAACAGCTCTTACAAAAGCTGTGCTTGAAAATACCAAATGTTTCTTACTTGACTGTGGGGCTGAAATATATGTATGGGTTGGCCGGGTAACACAAATGGAGGATAGAAAATCTGCCACTAAAGCAGTTGAG GAATTCCTTATTAATCAAAAGCGTCCAAAGACAACGAGGGTAACTCAAGTGATTCAAGGTTATGAGAGTCATGCTTTCAAGTCCAAGTTTGAATCATGGCCAGTGGGTAATGCTGCTGGGAGCCCTGGCGCAGAAGAAGGGCGGGGAAAAGTTGCAG CTTTATTGAAGCAACAAGGTGTTGATCTCAAGGGAGCTGCAAAAAGCACCACTCCAGTAAATGAGGAAGTTCCTCCTTTGCTTGAAGGCGGTGGAAAGCTTGAG GTATGGTGCGTTGATGGCAATGCTAAGACTGCCCTGCCAAAAGAGGATATTGGAAAGTTTTACAGTGGAGACTGTTATATCATTCTCTATACATATCATTCGGGCGACAAGAAAGAAGAATACTATCTCAGCTACTGGATTGGGAAGGATAGCTTGGTG GACGATCAAGTGTCAGCATCTCAAATAACTAACACAGTGTGGAATTCATTGAAAGGACGGCCAGTTCTG GGCCGTATATACCAAGGGAAGGAGCCACCACAATTTGTTGCTCTTTTCCAGCCCTTGGTTATCATGAAG GGTGGAATTGGATCTGGGTACAAGAAGCTCATAGATGAAAAGGGTGTGACGGGTGAAACTTATACTACTGAAGGCATAGCTCTAATTCGAGTATCTGGGACATCTATCCACAACAGCAAGACTCTTCAAGTTGATGCG GTGGCAACGTCTTTAAGCTCAATGGAGTGTTTTGTACTGCAATCTGGAAACACTATGTTTACATGGTTTGGCAATTCTAGCACATATGAGCAACAGCAGTGGGCAGCAAAAGTTGCTGAATTTTTGAAG CCTGGCGTTGCAGTGAAGCACTGCAAGGAGGGGACAGAGAGTTCTGCTTTCTGGTTTGCACTTGGAGGAAAACAGAGTTATACAAATAAAAATGCTCCTCAGGATATTATTACTAGAGAGCCTCACTTGTATGCATTCTCATTCAAGAACG GGAGACTGGAG GTTACTGAGATCTTCAACTTTTCCCAAGATGATTTGTTAACTGAAGACATGATGATACTGGACACACATGGTGAGGTTTTCATTTGGATTGGTCAGTGCGTAGAATCAAAAGAGAAACAGAAAGCATTTGATATCGGCCAG AAATACGTGGAGCATGCAAATTCTATTGAAGATCTTTCTCCATATGTACCACTATATAAAGTCATGGAAGGGAACGAGCCATGCTTCTTCAAGACGTACTTCTCTTGGGATAACACAAAATCTTTG GTTCATGGAAATTCCTTCCAGAAGAAACTCTCTCTACTTTTTGGATTGCGTTCTGAG GGTGCACCTAGGAGCTCTGGTAATGGTGGACCAACTCAGAGGGCATCTGCATTAGCGGCTCTATCATCCGCATTCAATCCATCGTCTCAACAAAGGCTG TCTAATGAGAGGCCTAAAAGCACAGGCGATGGACCAACTCAGCGTGCCTCAGCACTGGCTGCCTTATCTAATGCATTCAATGCATCCTTAAAACCCAACAAAACACCACCTCCATCTCGCTCAGGTCAAGGTTCTCAAAGAGCAGCTGCCGTAGCTGCACTATCCTCTGTGCTGACTGCTGAGCAATCTGGGTCATCAGAAAATCTTCGAGCAAAAGCTAGCAGCACAGCTGATAAGACTG TCATGGCTAATGGAATGTACATAGATGAAGTCCACTACCGTTTTGCTGGCCTATTTATCACTTCAAAGTTTGACAACTTTGATCAATGCAGATGTCGACAGGGTTGTCATAACTCCAGCTGGGCCATCTGGTCCATCTTCTCCTCAGTCTGA
- the LOC136534570 gene encoding germin-like protein 1-3, with amino-acid sequence MANKLATSLLAACFAAAVLLALAAPAVLAGDPDMLQDICVADYKSLKGPLRLNGFPCKRPENVTANDFLSNVLATPGNTGNAVGSAVTSANVEKLPGLNTLGVSVSRIDYAPWGVNPPHVHPRATEVIFVLQGSLDVGFVTTANRLYAGTVCAGEVFVFPRGLVHYQ; translated from the exons ATGGCCAACAAGCTCGCCACTTCCCTCCTCGCTGCCTGCTTCGCTGCCGCCGTCCTCCTGGCGCTCGCCGCACCTGCAGTGCTCGCCGGCGACCCCGACATGCTCCAGGACATCTGCGTCGCCGACTACAAATCCCTCAAGGGCC CACTGCGGCTGAACGGATTCCCGTGCAAGAGGCCGGAGAACGTGACGGCGAACGACTTCCTCTCCAACGTGCTGGCGACCCCGGGCAACACGGGCAACGCGGTGGGGTCCGCGGTGACGTCGGCGAACGTTGAGAAGCTCCCGGGGCTCAACACGCTGGGCGTGTCGGTGTCGCGGATCGACTACGCGCCGTGGGGCGTGAACCCGCCGCACGTCCACCCGCGCGCCACCGAGGTCATCTTCGTCCTCCAGGGCTCCCTCGACGTCGGCTTCGTCACCACCGCCAACCGCCTGTACGCGGGCACCGTCTGCGCCGGCGAGGTCTTCGTCTTCCCCCGGGGGCTCGTCCACTACCAG
- the LOC136534567 gene encoding villin-2-like isoform X1: MSTAKVLDPAFQGAGQKVGTEIWRIEDFKPVALPKSDYGKFYCGDSYIVLQTTCTKGGAYLYDIHFWIGKDSSQDEAGTAAIKTVELDAILGGRAIQHRELQGYESDKFLSYFKPCIIPLEGGFASGFKKPEEEKFETRLYICRGKRAIRVKEVPFARSSLNHDDVFVLDTENKIYQFNGANSNIQERAKALEVIQHLKEKYHGGVCDVAIVDDGKLQAESDSGEFWVLFGGFAPIGKKTVSDDDVVLETTAPKLYSINDGQLKLEETALTKAVLENTKCFLLDCGAEIYVWVGRVTQMEDRKSATKAVEEFLINQKRPKTTRVTQVIQGYESHAFKSKFESWPVGNAAGSPGAEEGRGKVAALLKQQGVDLKGAAKSTTPVNEEVPPLLEGGGKLEVWCVDGNAKTALPKEDIGKFYSGDCYIILYTYHSGDKKEEYYLSYWIGKDSLVDDQVSASQITNTVWNSLKGRPVLGRIYQGKEPPQFVALFQPLVIMKGGIGSGYKKLIDEKGVTGETYTTEGIALIRVSGTSIHNSKTLQVDAVATSLSSMECFVLQSGNTMFTWFGNSSTYEQQQWAAKVAEFLKPGVAVKHCKEGTESSAFWFALGGKQSYTNKNAPQDIITREPHLYAFSFKNGRLEVTEIFNFSQDDLLTEDMMILDTHGEVFIWIGQCVESKEKQKAFDIGQKYVEHANSIEDLSPYVPLYKVMEGNEPCFFKTYFSWDNTKSLVHGNSFQKKLSLLFGLRSEGAPRSSGNGGPTQRASALAALSSAFNPSSQQRLSNERPKSTGDGPTQRASALAALSNAFNASLKPNKTPPPSRSGQGSQRAAAVAALSSVLTAEQSGSSENLRAKASSTADKTDVDRVVITPAGPSGPSSPQSEAGESNVFHQEKDAAEDGAPSGTDGAVAEAPLEETTENVGEATFSYDRLISKSTDPVRGIDYKRREAYLSDSEFQTVFGMTKDAFYQQPNWKQELQKRKADLF; the protein is encoded by the exons ATGTCAACTGCAAAAGTGTTAGATCCTGCTTTTCAAGGGGCTGGCCAAAAAGT TGGGACAGAAATATGGCGGATTGAAGATTTTAAGCCAGTTGCGCTACCAAAATCTGATTATGGTAAATTCTACTGTGGAGATTCATACATAGTTCTGCAG ACGACCTGTACTAAAGGTGGTGCCTATCTATACGATATCCACTTCTGGATTGGGAAAGATTCGAGTCAA GATGAAGCTGGGACTGCAGCCATCAAGACAGTTGAACTCGATGCCATCCTTGGGGGTCGTGCAATCCAACATAGGGAACTCCAGGGTTATGAATCTGACAAATTCTTGTCATACTTCAAGCCTTGCATTATACCTTTGGAGGGTGGTTTCGCCTCTGGGTTCAAAAAGCCTGAAGAGGAGAAGTTTGAAACACGGTTGTATATTTGCAGAGGGAAGAGAGCTATTCGGGTTAAAGAG GTTCCCTTTGCTCGGTCATCATTAAACCATGATGATGTGTTTGTCTTAGATACTGAAAATAAGATATACCAGTTTAATGGTGCTAACTCCAATATCCAAGAAAGGGCCAAAGCGTTGGAAGTAATCCAACATTTAAAGGAGAAGTACCATGGGGGTGTTTGCGATGTTGCGATCGTTG ATGATGGGAAATTACAAGCAGAGTCAGACTCTGGTGAATTCTGGGTCCTTTTTGGAGGTTTTGCACCAATTGGGAAAAAAactgtgagtgatgatgatgttgTACTTGAAACTACAGCACCAAAGCTGTACAG CATCAATGATGGCCAATTGAAGCTGGAGGAAACAGCTCTTACAAAAGCTGTGCTTGAAAATACCAAATGTTTCTTACTTGACTGTGGGGCTGAAATATATGTATGGGTTGGCCGGGTAACACAAATGGAGGATAGAAAATCTGCCACTAAAGCAGTTGAG GAATTCCTTATTAATCAAAAGCGTCCAAAGACAACGAGGGTAACTCAAGTGATTCAAGGTTATGAGAGTCATGCTTTCAAGTCCAAGTTTGAATCATGGCCAGTGGGTAATGCTGCTGGGAGCCCTGGCGCAGAAGAAGGGCGGGGAAAAGTTGCAG CTTTATTGAAGCAACAAGGTGTTGATCTCAAGGGAGCTGCAAAAAGCACCACTCCAGTAAATGAGGAAGTTCCTCCTTTGCTTGAAGGCGGTGGAAAGCTTGAG GTATGGTGCGTTGATGGCAATGCTAAGACTGCCCTGCCAAAAGAGGATATTGGAAAGTTTTACAGTGGAGACTGTTATATCATTCTCTATACATATCATTCGGGCGACAAGAAAGAAGAATACTATCTCAGCTACTGGATTGGGAAGGATAGCTTGGTG GACGATCAAGTGTCAGCATCTCAAATAACTAACACAGTGTGGAATTCATTGAAAGGACGGCCAGTTCTG GGCCGTATATACCAAGGGAAGGAGCCACCACAATTTGTTGCTCTTTTCCAGCCCTTGGTTATCATGAAG GGTGGAATTGGATCTGGGTACAAGAAGCTCATAGATGAAAAGGGTGTGACGGGTGAAACTTATACTACTGAAGGCATAGCTCTAATTCGAGTATCTGGGACATCTATCCACAACAGCAAGACTCTTCAAGTTGATGCG GTGGCAACGTCTTTAAGCTCAATGGAGTGTTTTGTACTGCAATCTGGAAACACTATGTTTACATGGTTTGGCAATTCTAGCACATATGAGCAACAGCAGTGGGCAGCAAAAGTTGCTGAATTTTTGAAG CCTGGCGTTGCAGTGAAGCACTGCAAGGAGGGGACAGAGAGTTCTGCTTTCTGGTTTGCACTTGGAGGAAAACAGAGTTATACAAATAAAAATGCTCCTCAGGATATTATTACTAGAGAGCCTCACTTGTATGCATTCTCATTCAAGAACG GGAGACTGGAG GTTACTGAGATCTTCAACTTTTCCCAAGATGATTTGTTAACTGAAGACATGATGATACTGGACACACATGGTGAGGTTTTCATTTGGATTGGTCAGTGCGTAGAATCAAAAGAGAAACAGAAAGCATTTGATATCGGCCAG AAATACGTGGAGCATGCAAATTCTATTGAAGATCTTTCTCCATATGTACCACTATATAAAGTCATGGAAGGGAACGAGCCATGCTTCTTCAAGACGTACTTCTCTTGGGATAACACAAAATCTTTG GTTCATGGAAATTCCTTCCAGAAGAAACTCTCTCTACTTTTTGGATTGCGTTCTGAG GGTGCACCTAGGAGCTCTGGTAATGGTGGACCAACTCAGAGGGCATCTGCATTAGCGGCTCTATCATCCGCATTCAATCCATCGTCTCAACAAAGGCTG TCTAATGAGAGGCCTAAAAGCACAGGCGATGGACCAACTCAGCGTGCCTCAGCACTGGCTGCCTTATCTAATGCATTCAATGCATCCTTAAAACCCAACAAAACACCACCTCCATCTCGCTCAGGTCAAGGTTCTCAAAGAGCAGCTGCCGTAGCTGCACTATCCTCTGTGCTGACTGCTGAGCAATCTGGGTCATCAGAAAATCTTCGAGCAAAAGCTAGCAGCACAGCTGATAAGACTG ATGTCGACAGGGTTGTCATAACTCCAGCTGGGCCATCTGGTCCATCTTCTCCTCAGTCTGAAGCTGGGGAGTCCAATGTGTTTCACCAGGAAAAAGATGCTGCAGAAGATGGGGCACCATCTGGCACAGATGGAGCAGTGGCTGAGGCCCCATTGGAAGAAACAACAGAGAATGTTGGTGAAGCGACATTTAGCTATGACCGCTTGATATCCAAATCTACCGATCCAGTTCGTGGGATAGATTACAAACGTAGAGAG GCATACCTATCAGATAGTGAATTCCAAACTGTTTTTGGCATGACTAAGGATGCATTCTACCAACAGCCAAATTGGAAGCAAGAACTACAGAAGCGAAAAGCAGATCTCTTCTAA